A stretch of Halogeometricum sp. S1BR25-6 DNA encodes these proteins:
- a CDS encoding flavodoxin domain-containing protein — MSSFLVTYATGEGQTAKIADRIAATIGEHGHEASVLDVRDRPESFTLEGYDAVIVGASIHVGKHQDEVRDFVTDNREALSEMPTAFFQISLSSANEEKREEAAGYVESFLTETGWHPDRIGQFGGALRFSEYGFLKRLMMKRIAKDLLAEDRNPTGDIEFTDWDAVDAFAADVASFVEGRLGVVPDPPEDSPE, encoded by the coding sequence ATGAGTTCCTTTCTGGTAACCTACGCGACGGGAGAAGGCCAAACGGCGAAGATCGCAGATCGGATCGCCGCGACTATCGGAGAGCACGGCCACGAGGCGAGCGTTCTTGACGTGCGCGACCGACCAGAATCGTTCACTTTGGAAGGGTACGACGCCGTCATCGTGGGTGCGTCGATCCACGTGGGTAAACACCAAGACGAGGTTCGTGACTTCGTCACCGACAATCGCGAGGCCCTGTCCGAGATGCCGACCGCGTTCTTCCAGATTTCGCTCTCCTCGGCGAACGAGGAGAAACGCGAAGAAGCCGCAGGGTACGTTGAGTCGTTCCTCACTGAGACCGGGTGGCATCCGGATCGAATCGGACAGTTCGGTGGCGCGCTTCGGTTCTCCGAGTACGGGTTCCTCAAACGCCTCATGATGAAGCGAATCGCGAAGGACCTCCTCGCCGAGGATCGGAACCCGACGGGCGACATTGAGTTCACGGACTGGGACGCGGTCGATGCGTTCGCAGCGGATGTCGCCTCGTTTGTCGAAGGCCGTCTCGGCGTCGTGCCGGACCCTCCGGAGGACTCGCCGGAATGA